The Aminiphilus circumscriptus DSM 16581 genome contains a region encoding:
- a CDS encoding metallophosphoesterase, with protein MRNIGLFLTLFLSVYTMTNLYLFRHLHLATTIVPWIRPILYSAWLFVLLAYPLGRILGRMLPYWLGTAFLWIGALYLGFLTYALLLALMMDLYRLCSSLAPFLLRPLSPAGTTHLWIWGGIGIGVLLLLGYINALTPRVRLMEMTLPTPLGSGPEQLRFAVVTDIHAGEIIHNARLQHIFQRVNETKPDAVFLVGDIVDGLVREAEEAELAKELQKLDAPLGVYAVTGNHEYYAGIEEALAYIEKGNVRILKDESVVLAGRLLLVGRNDRQAPRFGHSRKPLETLLAESSAPADLPVVVLDHTPLDLDEAADAGASLQFSGHTHNGQLFPFNLITKRIYEQSWGVLRKKKTIFYVSCGVGTWGPPFRTSSVPEIVLCTLTFSDQPAVAVQGTP; from the coding sequence GTGCGAAACATTGGTCTGTTTCTGACACTTTTTCTCTCGGTTTACACGATGACGAACCTGTATCTCTTTCGTCACCTTCATCTCGCCACGACCATCGTTCCATGGATTCGCCCCATCCTCTACAGTGCCTGGCTTTTCGTTCTCCTTGCGTATCCACTGGGGCGCATTCTGGGCCGAATGCTCCCCTATTGGCTCGGAACCGCTTTCCTCTGGATCGGAGCTCTCTATCTCGGGTTCCTGACCTATGCGCTCCTTCTGGCACTGATGATGGATCTCTACAGGCTTTGCAGCAGTCTCGCCCCTTTTCTCCTCCGCCCCCTTTCCCCTGCAGGAACAACCCACCTGTGGATCTGGGGAGGCATCGGCATCGGAGTACTGCTTCTTTTGGGGTATATCAACGCTCTCACCCCAAGAGTCCGCCTCATGGAAATGACACTTCCGACTCCCTTGGGCAGCGGACCGGAACAGCTCCGATTCGCCGTCGTCACCGACATCCATGCGGGGGAAATCATCCACAACGCACGCTTGCAACACATTTTCCAGCGCGTGAACGAAACGAAACCCGATGCAGTGTTCCTGGTGGGAGATATCGTGGATGGCCTCGTCCGCGAGGCGGAGGAGGCCGAATTAGCAAAGGAGTTGCAAAAGCTGGATGCACCGCTCGGTGTCTACGCGGTAACGGGAAACCACGAGTACTATGCAGGCATCGAGGAAGCACTGGCCTACATCGAAAAGGGAAACGTCCGTATTCTTAAGGACGAATCCGTCGTTTTGGCAGGGCGGCTCCTTCTGGTGGGGCGGAACGACCGCCAGGCCCCCCGGTTCGGCCACTCCCGAAAACCTCTCGAAACGCTCCTCGCCGAATCCTCCGCTCCCGCAGATCTTCCCGTGGTCGTCCTCGACCATACGCCTCTGGATCTTGACGAAGCCGCGGACGCCGGCGCGTCCCTCCAGTTTTCGGGGCACACCCACAACGGCCAGCTCTTTCCCTTCAACCTCATCACGAAAAGAATCTACGAACAAAGCTGGGGAGTGTTGCGAAAGAAAAAAACCATTTTCTACGTTTCCTGTGGCGTAGGCACCTGGGGCCCCCCCTTCCGCACAAGCAGCGTTCCGGAAATCGTGCTCTGCACGCTTACCTTTTCCGACCAGCCAGCCGTTGCGGTACAGGGAACCCCATGA
- the glgB gene encoding 1,4-alpha-glucan branching protein GlgB produces MKDGRNERVVYGISRLTDYDIYLFREGNHWSLQDKLGAHPMTVEGDDGTLFAVWAPNAERVSVMGDFNDWDHGAHPLAPRWDSSGIWEGFVPGVGKGCLYKYHVGNGDFSAEKGDPFALRWEEPPRSASVVWSFEHVWNDGIWMRERASRNALDAPFSVYEVHLGSWRRRYGALLSYRDLAEELVPYVRDMGFTHVEFLPIMEHPFYGSWGYQCIGYFAPSSRFGTPEDFMNLVDRFHQEGVGVILDWVPSHFPVDGHGLGLFDGTHLFEYADPRKGFHPDWNSYIFDFGKGEVRSFLISSALFWLERYHADGLRVDAVASMLYLDYSRKDGEWIPNEFGGRENLEALQFLRRLNEAVYERVPEVQTIAEESTAWPLVSRPTYVGGLGFGMKWNMGWMHDTLSYFSKDPIFRKYHQNQLTFSLMYAFTENFCLSLSHDEVVYGKRSLFSKMPGDDWQKGANLRLLFGYMFGHPGKKLLFMGGEFGQWQEWYHEEGLHWELLDFRPFNGILRWVMDLNWFYRNRPSLYRRDFSWDGFQWIDFTDTENCVLSFLRCDGSERTLVVCNMTPVPRFNYRLGVPGGGFWREALNSDAAEYGGSGVGNAGGVMAESISWHGQPLSLSLVLPPLGVLFFEGDSSHA; encoded by the coding sequence ATGAAGGACGGACGGAACGAGCGTGTTGTCTATGGCATCTCCCGGTTGACCGATTATGACATCTATCTGTTCCGGGAGGGCAACCACTGGAGTCTTCAGGACAAACTTGGCGCGCATCCCATGACGGTGGAAGGGGACGATGGTACGCTCTTCGCCGTTTGGGCTCCCAATGCGGAGCGCGTAAGCGTCATGGGCGACTTTAACGACTGGGACCATGGTGCACATCCTCTCGCGCCGCGGTGGGACAGCTCGGGAATCTGGGAGGGATTCGTGCCTGGAGTGGGCAAGGGATGCCTCTACAAATACCACGTCGGCAACGGGGACTTCAGTGCGGAGAAGGGGGATCCCTTCGCTCTGCGGTGGGAGGAACCACCCCGGAGCGCTTCCGTCGTGTGGTCTTTCGAGCATGTTTGGAACGACGGAATATGGATGCGCGAGAGGGCTTCCCGAAATGCCCTCGACGCTCCTTTTTCCGTGTACGAAGTTCACCTCGGTTCCTGGCGGAGGCGGTACGGTGCTCTTCTGAGCTACAGAGATCTCGCGGAGGAACTCGTTCCCTACGTTCGGGACATGGGGTTTACCCATGTAGAGTTCCTTCCGATCATGGAGCACCCGTTCTACGGGTCCTGGGGGTATCAGTGTATCGGCTATTTTGCTCCGTCGAGCAGATTCGGCACTCCAGAGGACTTCATGAACCTGGTGGACCGATTTCACCAGGAGGGAGTCGGTGTCATTCTGGACTGGGTTCCCTCCCATTTCCCTGTGGATGGACACGGACTGGGGCTTTTCGATGGGACGCACCTCTTTGAATACGCGGATCCGCGCAAGGGATTTCATCCCGACTGGAACAGCTACATCTTCGATTTTGGCAAAGGAGAGGTGCGGAGTTTTCTCATCAGCAGTGCCCTCTTCTGGTTGGAGCGGTACCACGCCGACGGTCTTCGGGTGGATGCCGTAGCTTCCATGCTCTACCTCGATTACTCTCGCAAGGATGGCGAATGGATTCCTAACGAGTTCGGAGGAAGAGAGAACCTTGAGGCGCTTCAGTTTCTCCGGAGGCTCAACGAGGCCGTCTACGAACGAGTTCCCGAGGTGCAGACCATCGCGGAGGAGTCCACGGCGTGGCCGCTCGTCTCCCGCCCCACCTATGTGGGAGGGCTCGGATTCGGCATGAAGTGGAACATGGGGTGGATGCACGACACGCTGTCCTATTTCTCCAAGGATCCAATTTTCAGAAAATACCATCAGAATCAGCTCACGTTCAGTCTTATGTACGCCTTCACGGAGAATTTCTGCCTCTCCCTCTCTCACGATGAAGTGGTGTACGGTAAACGTTCCCTCTTCTCCAAGATGCCCGGAGACGATTGGCAGAAAGGAGCCAATCTCCGTCTGCTTTTCGGCTACATGTTCGGTCACCCCGGCAAAAAGCTTCTCTTCATGGGAGGGGAATTCGGTCAGTGGCAGGAGTGGTATCACGAAGAAGGGTTGCACTGGGAGCTACTGGATTTTCGTCCCTTCAACGGAATTCTGCGTTGGGTCATGGACCTGAACTGGTTCTATCGCAACCGACCTTCGTTGTATCGCAGGGACTTCTCTTGGGATGGCTTCCAATGGATCGATTTTACCGACACAGAAAACTGCGTCCTGAGTTTTCTCCGTTGCGATGGCTCGGAGCGAACTCTTGTGGTGTGCAACATGACTCCCGTTCCACGGTTCAATTATCGTCTCGGCGTTCCCGGGGGTGGCTTTTGGAGAGAAGCTCTCAACAGCGATGCCGCCGAATATGGTGGAAGCGGTGTCGGGAACGCGGGCGGAGTCATGGCGGAATCCATTTCTTGGCACGGACAGCCACTGTCGCTTTCCTTGGTCCTTCCGCCTCTCGGCGTTCTCTTTTTCGAAGGGGATTCTTCTCATGCCTAG
- a CDS encoding ABC transporter ATP-binding protein, with protein MTEPGKEQRRSAPSAPILSVMGLKKYFPIRKGLFRKTVGNVLALDGVSFSVNEGETLGLVGESGCGKTTTGRTLLHLVKPTEGTVLFRQMPVGEMLRKDPAGVRRKMQIIFQDPYGSLNPRMNVRDIVGEAVRYHGIARGKDVDGYVVDILEQCGLRPEHRFRYPHEFSGGQRQRIGIARALAVKPEFVVCDEPVSALDVSIQSQVLNLLCDLRERLGLTYLFISHDLSVIRYISDRVAVMYLGKIVEFAPKKAFFAAPLHPYAEALLSAIPVPDPVKQRKRIILEGDVPSPVSPPSGCRFHTRCAHVMDRCRYEEPALLDGGSGHFVACFLHHKEVEERPKSF; from the coding sequence ATGACTGAACCAGGAAAGGAGCAGCGAAGGTCTGCTCCGTCTGCACCGATTCTCTCCGTGATGGGGCTGAAAAAGTATTTCCCTATCCGGAAGGGCCTTTTTCGCAAGACCGTCGGCAATGTCCTCGCTCTGGACGGTGTTTCTTTCTCGGTGAACGAGGGAGAAACCCTGGGGCTCGTCGGAGAATCGGGGTGCGGCAAGACCACCACGGGACGAACGCTGCTGCACCTCGTGAAACCCACCGAGGGAACGGTTCTCTTCCGCCAGATGCCAGTGGGGGAAATGCTCCGGAAAGATCCCGCAGGTGTGCGGAGGAAGATGCAGATCATCTTTCAGGATCCTTACGGGAGTCTGAACCCGCGCATGAACGTGCGGGACATCGTGGGGGAGGCGGTGCGGTATCATGGTATCGCCCGAGGGAAGGACGTCGATGGCTACGTGGTGGATATTCTCGAACAGTGCGGACTCCGTCCGGAGCACCGCTTTCGGTACCCCCACGAGTTCTCCGGAGGACAGCGTCAACGCATCGGCATCGCCAGGGCGCTTGCGGTCAAACCCGAGTTCGTTGTCTGCGATGAACCTGTTTCCGCGCTGGACGTTTCCATCCAGAGCCAGGTACTCAATCTGCTTTGCGATCTCCGGGAGCGGCTCGGTCTCACCTACCTGTTCATCTCCCACGATCTTTCCGTGATCCGGTATATCTCGGACAGGGTGGCGGTCATGTACCTGGGGAAAATCGTTGAGTTCGCTCCGAAAAAAGCATTTTTCGCCGCACCGCTTCACCCTTACGCGGAGGCGCTTCTCTCGGCCATTCCCGTTCCGGACCCGGTAAAGCAGCGGAAGCGCATTATCCTGGAAGGAGATGTCCCCTCTCCGGTCTCGCCTCCCAGCGGGTGTCGTTTTCACACGCGCTGTGCCCATGTGATGGACCGCTGCCGCTACGAGGAACCAGCCCTCCTGGACGGAGGCTCCGGCCATTTCGTGGCGTGCTTTCTCCATCATAAGGAGGTGGAGGAACGGCCTAAAAGCTTCTAA